One stretch of Lytechinus variegatus isolate NC3 chromosome 17, Lvar_3.0, whole genome shotgun sequence DNA includes these proteins:
- the LOC121430746 gene encoding armadillo repeat-containing protein 1-like, with protein sequence MAVQGVVKQLRDLAKDPQNREKIVKDQGCLPGLVLFLDNDDPIVVSTALEALQYLSESAINRPLMKKELGMLVSLEAITNNRDSDVRSKNLARSIHNRLTAPPSPSPLKESCNPNRPKSTRVPGKHHGSKFFVGTSNRKSKIITLQIVGLMDIECRKSCEEELLKVKGVVSFTFDLLKKRCVVRTRMDLKPEVLVAAISKTEKMSAEQVVRNEHGEEVILSFGANPAMADKENNGLLPDYLPEDNSPIRHKSIKNIGQDDEERRGGWLSAAASFISTNFYW encoded by the exons ATGGCTGTTCAGGGAGTTGTCAAACAGTTGAGAGATTTGGCCAAAGATCCCCAAAACAGAGAGAAGATTGTCAAG gatCAAGGCTGTTTGCCTGGCTTGGTACTGTTCTTGGATAATGATGATCCCATTGTGGTTTCAACTGCACTGGAG GCTCTACAGTACTTATCGGAAAGTGCAATCAATCGTCCTCTGATGAAAAAAGAACTTGGGATGCTGGTTAGTCTAGAAGCGATAACAAACAA TAGGGACAGTGACGTAAGGAGCAAGAACTTGGCCCGGAGCATCCACAACCGGCTGACTGCCCCACCCTCCCCCAGCCCATTGAAAGAGAGTTGCAATCCCAACAGACCGAAGAGTACCAGGGTTCCCGGAAAACACCATGGTAGCAAGTTCTTTGTAGGGACGAGCAATAGAAAGTCAAAAATAATCACTCTGCAAATCGTTGGCCTTATGGACATA gAATGCCGTAAATCTTGCGAAGAAGAGCTTCTCAAAGTGAAAGGGGTTGTTAGTTTCACCTTTGACCTGTTGAAGAAACGATGTGTAGTGAGGACAAGAATGGACCTGAAACCCGAG GTGCTCGTTGCTGCCATTTCAAAGACGGAAAAGATGTCTGCGGAGCAAGTCGTCAGGAATGAGCATGGCGAAGAG GTGATACTGTCCTTTGGTGCCAACCCTGCCATGGCCGATAAGGAGAACAACGGACTCCTCCCAGATTATCTACCGGAGGACAACAGTCCCATCCGTCACAAGTCTATCAAGAACATTGGCCAGGATGACGAAGAGAGGCGAGGTGGTTGGCTCAGCGCCGCGGCTTCGTTTATATCCACCAATTTTTACTGGTGA